From the Glandiceps talaboti chromosome 10, keGlaTala1.1, whole genome shotgun sequence genome, one window contains:
- the LOC144440938 gene encoding uncharacterized protein LOC144440938, which yields MENYKIKQRLGKGAQGAVFLVEDRSDGKLYVLKKVECNDEGEANKAFKEAMALQELQHPYVCGYKEFFVTWDKEESAMYVCIVMNYYKFGDLDKVLKQKRQHKENIEELVLKKWLGQVIEALAFVHKKKVIHRDLKPSNIFMTEDLSVCIGDFGVATIMGDARTKTRTTVGSMSWMAPEVMEKAYDERSDLWSLGCITLEMATCGIMDTSEIQAVLFQIKSSSQVLEEVLEDVAKSYSADLCQMIRTMLRKNFKQRPSVLEMLEIPYIKDSLALSHSALAERKKKEKAGEKIKPVPKGKGVKPVLAFLKQNASSETCVRDALIYLAEITKDQDAVIDDDGKKLIMTGMKSHLSNADLQTAGCNVLANLVIASDTDDILYTQEVIEVVPLAMISHAGSKALQASASALLMALSAEESAAELIGQRGGVQDVLAALRSFPNDAEIAANCCSAIWSLAVNENNALIVTEEQGAVDICGALNKHANIPDVVEGACAALWSLSMEDDNVTLMQENKAIPLMVKAIDNHIKQPKVVKNACMALASIIETDELSALELVKESGLEAVKKAYKEHHDNPEVVENICVLLMEMAEYDEIVHDLKSLRIEEILKEAQVMYASNDDIMGPVLSALSKMNAGVKAPGNRPTSARNRSKASTK from the exons ATGGAGAACTACAAG ataaAACAGCGACTAGGGAAAGGTGCTCAAG GGGCCGTATTTCTCGTCGAAGACAGAAGTGATGGTAAGCTGTATGTTCTCAAAAAG GTCGAATGCAATGATGAAGGTGAAGCAAACAAGGCTTTTAAAGAG GCCATGGCTTTACAAGAGCTTCAACATCCATATGTGTGTGGTTACAAGGAGTTCTTTGTTACTTGGGATAAAGAG GAATCAgctatgtatgtctgtattgtGATGAACTATTATAAATTTGGTGATCTGGATAAAGTACTTAAACAGAAAAGACAACACAAAGAGAACATAGAAGAACTG GTTTTAAAGAAATGGTTGGGACAAGTAATAGAGGCATTAGCATTTGTACACAAGAAGAAAGTTATACACAG AGATTTGAAACCCAGTAACATATTCATGACAGAAGACCTTAGTGTTTGTATTGGTGACTTTGGTGTTGCTACTATTATGGGAGATGCTAGAACTAAAACCAGAACAACAGTAG GTTCCATGAGCTGGATGGCACCTGAAGTAATGGAGAAAGCTTATGATGAGAGAAGTGACTTATGGTCTCTAGGTTGTATTACACTGGAAATGGCAACATGTGGTATTATGGAT ACAAGTGAGATCCAGGCTGTTCTCTTCCAAATCAAATCATCATCACAGGTTTTAGAAGAAGTCTTAGAAGATGTGGCCAAA TCATATTCGGCAGACCTGTGTCAGATGATTAGAACAATGCTGAGGAAGAATTTCAAGCAGAGACCATCAGTTTT AGAAATGCTTGAAATCCCATACATCAAAGATTCTCTTGCTCTCAGTCACTCGGCACTGgcagaaagaaaaaagaaagaaaaagctGGTGAAAAAATAA AACCTGTACCAAAGGGTAAAGGAGTTAAACCAGTTCTTG CATTTCTCAAACAAAATGCTAGCAGTGAAACCTGTGTACGTGATGCGTTGATCTACCTGGCAGAAATAACTAAAGACCAAG ATGCTGTCATTGATGACGATGGTAAGAAACTTATTATGACAGGCATGAAGAGTCACCTAAGCAATGCTGATCTTCAAACAGCTGGTTGTAATGTCTTGGCTAATCTTGTCATAGCAT CTGATACAGAtgatatattatacacacaGGAAGTCATTGAAGTTGTTCCATTAGCAATGATA TCACATGCTGGTTCTAAAGCCTTACAAGCCAGTGCTTCAGCCCTGCTCATGGCTTTATCTGCTGAAG AATCAGCTGCTGAGTTGATAGGTCAGAGAGGAGGTGTACAGGATGTCTTAGCTGCATTACGTTCCTTTCCCAATGATGCAGAGATAGCAGCTAATTGTTGTAGTGCTATCTGGAGTCTGGCTGTCAATG AAAACAATGCATTGATAGTAACAGAGGAACAAGGAGCTGTAGACATTTGTGGAGCTTTAAACAAACATGCCAATATACCAGATGTAGTAGAAGGTGCATGTGCTGCTCTCTGGTCACTCTCAATGGAAG ATGACAATGTGACATTGATGCAAGAGAATAAAGCTATACCTTTGATGGTGAAAGCAATAGATAATCACATCAAG CAACCAAAAGTGGTGAAGAATGCTTGTATGGCATTAGCTAGTATAATAGAAACAGATGAATTGAGTGCACTTGAACTGGTGAAAGAGAGTGGTCTTGAAGCAGTCAAGAAGGCATACAAGGAACACCATGATAATCCAGAAGTTGTAGAAAACATCTGTGTTCTTCTGATGGAAATGGCAGAGTATG ATGAGATCGTTCATGATTTGAAGTCACTTAGAATAGAGGAAATATTGAAAGAAGCCCAAGTCATGTATGCTAGTAATGAT GACATTATGGGACCAGTATTAAGTGCACTGTCCAAGATGAATGCTGGAGTGAAAGCACCAGGTAACAGACCAACATCAGCAAGAAACAGATCTAAAgcatcaacaaaataa
- the LOC144441280 gene encoding meiotic recombination protein REC114-like, with protein MASLSASNMYVSPTQSWPIARYARYFNASSSSTTANATESGGRGGQWKHYDNRSLVLVLLESKNMIISSGNTIYENYSLHNASACMRGVSKGDSIMFACKVQNEIRRFRVQFKKTIQKAAQEVCEDCGGVLTKFFSIKNTSSTSSVGTGESQVDPSSSSGDNEAKQMHGQVSLQDMARSMCDQSSNVLPIAYQYNNMGELPKEKMQEFIRVCLTDANFPAFVGSVEKELQQIISED; from the coding sequence ATGGCGTCGTTGTCAGCCTCAAATATGTACGTTTCTCCAACCCAATCATGGCCAATCGCTCGCTACGCCAGATATTTCAACGCTTCGTCATCGTCTACGACAGCAAATGCTACTGAGAGTGGGGGAAGAGGCGGACAATGGAAACACTATGACAATCGTAGTCTAGTGTTAGTTCTATTGGAGTCCAAAAATATGATTATCAGCAGTGGaaatacaatttatgaaaattattcTTTGCACAACGCATCCGCTTGTATGAGAGGTGTTAGTAAAGGTGACAGTATCATGTTTGCCTGTAAAGTTCAGAATGAAATCCGCCGTTTTCGTGTTCAGTTCAAGAAGACGATACAGAAAGCAGCACAAGAAGTGTGTGAAGATTGTGGTGGTGTTCTTACAAAGTTCTTCAGCATCAAAAACACCAGTAGTACTTCGAGTGTTGGAACTGGAGAGAGTCAAGTTGACCCTTCATCAAGTTCTGGTGATAACGAAGCCAAACAAATGCATGGACAAGTATCCTTGCAAGATATGGCGAGATCTATGTGTGACCAATCATCAAATGTACTACCGATTGCATACCAGTACAATAACATGGGAGAACTACCAAAGGAAAAGATGCAGGAATTCATCAGGGTGTGTTTGACAGATGCTAACTTTCCTGCATTTGTTGGGAGTGTAGAGAAAGAATTGCAACAAATAATCAGTGAAGATTAG